Proteins from one Mercurialis annua linkage group LG7, ddMerAnnu1.2, whole genome shotgun sequence genomic window:
- the LOC126656913 gene encoding lysine histidine transporter 2-like — translation MTNGEDVDAAAKQKAIDDWLPITSSRNAKWWYSAFHNVTAMVGAGVLSLPYAMAALGWGPGVVILVLSWIITLYTLWQMVEMHEMVPGKRFDRYHELGQHAFGKKLGLWIVVPQQLVVEVGVNIVYMVTGGKSLKKFHDLVCPNCTPIKTTYFIMIFASVHFLLAHLPNFNSITVVSLAAAVMSLSYSTIAWASTLHKGVIPNVDYSYKASTPVGKFFHFLSALGEVAFAYAGHNVVLEIQATIPSTPEVPSKKPMWKGVVVAYIIVAVCYFPVAMIGYWYLGNTVEDNILISLEKPVWLVAIANMFVVIHVIGSYQIYAMPVFDMLETVLVKKLNFAPSRMLRFITRTLYVAFTMFVAICIPFFGGLLGFFGGFAFAPTTYYLPCIIWLAIRKPKKFGLSWTINWICIVFGAALTILAPIGGLRQIIIEAKDYEFFS, via the exons ATGACGAATGGTGAAGACGTCGATGCTGCGGCCAAACAGAAGGCGATCGATGATTGGCTTCCGATCACTTCTTCGAGGAATGCGAAATGGTGGTATTCGGCTTTTCACAATGTCACTGCCATGGTTGGTGCTGGTGTTCTTAGCCTACCGTACGCCATGGCTGCGCTCGgatg GGGTCCCGGTGTAGTTATACTAGTTTTGTCATGGATCATCACTCTCTACACTCTTTGGCAAATGGTCGAAATGCACGAAATGGTGCCCGGTAAGCGGTTCGATCGATACCATGAATTAGGGCAACATGCCTTCGGAAAGAAGTTAGGGTTATGGATTGTGGTTCCGCAGCAACTGGTTGTAGAAGTTGGTGTGAACATTGTTTACATGGTTACTGGAGGCAAATCATTGAAGAAATTCCATGATTTGGTTTGCCCTAATTGCACACCAATAAAAACTACCTATTTTATCATGATCTTTGCTTCTGTTCACTTTCTTCTCGCCCATCTTCCAAATTTCAACTCCATTACTGTGGTCTCCCTTGCAGCCGCTGTCATGTCCTTGAG TTACTCAACAATTGCTTGGGCATCTACTCTGCATAAGGGAGTTATTCCGAATGTAGATTACAGTTACAAAGCAAGCACTCCAGTAGgcaaattttttcatttcctGAGTGCATTAGGTGAGGTAGCTTTTGCATATGCCGGTCATAATGTGGTCTTAGAGATTCAGGCAACAATTCCTTCTACTCCTGAAGTACCTTCCAAGAAACCGATGTGGAAAGGCGTCGTTGTCGCCTATATCATCGTCGCGGTTTGCTATTTTCCGGTCGCGATGATCGGGTATTGGTACCTCGGTAACACGGTGGAAGATAACATTCTCATCTCATTGGAAAAACCAGTCTGGCTTGTAGCTATTGCTAACATGTTTGTTGTAATTCATGTCATTGGAAGCTATCAG ATTTACGCTATGCCGGTATTCGACATGCTGGAGACTGTTTTGGTGAAGAAATTGAATTTTGCGCCTTCTAGGATGCTTCGATTCATTACTCGAACTCTCTATGTTG CATTCACAATGTTTGTTGCGATATGCATTCCTTTCTTCGGAGGATTGCTTGGATTTTTCGGAGGATTTGCTTTCGCCCCGACTACATACTAT CTTCCTTGTATTATTTGGCTTGCGATTCGCAAACCTAAGAAATTCGGCTTATCTTGGACTATAAACTGG ATATGCATTGTGTTTGGCGCTGCGTTGACAATATTAGCGCCCATCGGCGGCCTAAGGCAGATCATCATTGAAGCCAAGGACTATGAATTCTTCTCATGA
- the LOC126656912 gene encoding uncharacterized protein LOC126656912, whose amino-acid sequence MEDEIKAEFNKSGFAIEHEEEEEILKKCLTVCINYNLKPSDIVSSWEVYYLNRQLYESTVQNDEMDGFLLHLQNEQREAIIKEEPNLHIYSSKDVDMILNDDGEEKNEEVPGTPTDESFKLNSEPFDLAMKSAGNGYSSGKLSKHVTPFGRRTDKFVGKFSINNLLDMENGDNEHVHENMEDDIIKRVQPQKKCSLVVHGSGPKPGCRFMYDRTENKFNALDNRIRRHAASLVASGLHEEPTDPSVASQRNMFAVGLICCDGEGRLNEKSVLLQSSVEHSGGQCVRLDLHNLSQFSIFPGQVVGVEGQNPSGHCLIASKLIDSVPISATPDGDLPPAKKQALDQEIQSADSSSIKEISMIIASGPFTTIDNLMFEPLTELLAYASRKLPQLLILLGPFVDSEHPEIKKGTGDRTFDDIFRQEIMRRVQDYVEYMGSNVHVLIVPSTRDATHDFVFPQPAFDIHRPDLKYQITNLTNPSFFEANQVRIGCCSVDVIKQLSGEEMSRNPTDGSASDRMSRLANHLLSQRSFYPLYPPAEDVPLDFSLAPEALHIPSVPDILILPSDMKYFIKVLSLGGKTEGEEQKKCICINPGRLAKGEGGGTFAEINYRGSPDKMNASITGI is encoded by the exons ATGGAAGATGAAATTAAAGCGGAGTTCAACAAAAGTGGTTTTGCAATTGagcatgaagaagaagaagaaattctaaagaaat GTCTTACTGTTTGTATTAATTACAATCTGAAGCCATCCGATATTGTTTCGAGCTGGGAAGTTTACTATCTTAATAG GCAACTATATGAATCAACAGTACAAAATGATGAAATGGATGGCTTTTTATTGCACCTGCAGAATGAACAGAGAGAAGCTATTATCAAAGAAGAACCTAATTTGCATATTTACTCTAGCAAAGATGTCGACAT GATTTTGAATGATGACggagaagaaaaaaatgagGAAGTTCCTGGCACTCCGACAGATGAATCTTTTAAACTAAATTCAGAACCATTTGATTTAGCTATGAAATCTGCTGGAAATGGTTATTCTTCTGGAAAACTATCGAAGCATGTAACTCCATTTGGACGACGAACTGATAAGTTTGTGGGGAAATTTAGCATCAATAATTTGCTTGATATGGAGAACGGTGACAATGAGCATGTTCATGAGAATATGGAGGATGATATTATCAAGAGGGTGCAACCCCAGAAAAAATGTTCTTTGGTAGTCCACGGATCTGGTCCAAAGCCAGGTTGCCGGTTCATGTATGACAGGACTGAGAATAAG TTTAATGCACTGGACAACCGCATCAGAAGGCATGCAGCTTCACTTGTTGCATCTGGACTCCACGAGGAACCAACGGATCCTAGTGTTGCCTCACAG AGAAATATGTTTGCTGTTGGATTGATATGCTGTGATGGAGAAGGTCGTTTGAATGAGAAGTCAGTCTTATTGCAAAGCAG TGTTGAGCATTCTGGAGGACAGTGTGTTCGTTTAGACTTACATAACTTGAGCCAGTTCTCCATTTTCCCTGGACAG GTTGTAGGTGTTGAAGGTCAAAATCCCAGTGGGCACTGTTTGATTGCATCAAAACTGATAGATTCTGTTCCTATATCTGCTACTCCAGATGGGGATTTGCCTCCTGCTAAGAAGCAAGCATTAGATCAGGAGATTCAATCAGCTGACTCGTCCTCCATAAAAGAGATATCAATG ATTATTGCTTCAGGACCTTTTACTACAATAGACAATTTAATGTTCGAGCCTCTAACAGAACTGCTGGCATATGCAAGCAGAAAGCTGCCTCAATTGCTTATTCTG CTGGGGCCATTTGTTGATTCTGAACATCCAGAGATTAAGAAAGGGACTGGAGACAGGACCTTCGATGATATATTTCGGCAGGAGATCATGAGACGG GTGCAAGACTATGTTGAATATATGGGATCTAATGTGCATGTATTAATTGTTCCATCGACACGGGACGCGACCCATGATTTTGTTTTTCCACAG CCTGCTTTCGATATTCATAGACCCGATCTTAAATATCAG ATAACAAATCTCACAAATCCTAGCTTCTTTGAAGCAAACCAG GTCAGAATTGGTTGCTGTTCTGTGGATGTTATAAAACAGCTTAGTGGAGAGGAGATGTCACGAAATCCGACTGATGGATCAGCCAGCGATCGAATGAGTAGACTTGCAAATCATCTACTTAGTCAGCGGAG CTTTTATCCGCTATATCCACCAGCAGAAGACGTTCCGTTGGATTTTTCATTAGCACCAGAAGCTCTTCATATTCCCTCAGTACCTGATATTCTCATCTTACCTTCAGATATGAAGTATTTTATAAAG GTACTGTCCTTGGGAGGAAAAACTGAAGGAGAGGAGCAAAAGAAGTGCATATGCATAAACCCAGGAAGACTGGCTAAGGGAGAAGGCGGCGGCACTTTCGCAGAGATTAACTACCGCGGTAGTCCCGATAAGATGAATGCTTCAATCACGGGCATTTAA
- the LOC126656377 gene encoding TLC domain-containing protein At5g14285, with protein MDIENVYTSTLASSLIFFLSNYLIAYFIIFKKWDINLRKEASSSFMSLTHGTPVVILAMHSLLQIQTAHSFASPNTTFHNSVLEFSMAYFLADLLHYLLFFPNDILFILHHAATLYVFVTCRYVVRYGGYEILVLLILAEVTNPLQNVWSIAGLRQADDPYAARLFQVLSTPFLVFYSVVRGVLGPLFVVKMGVFYFGGEGDGLIPRWAWISWMVVIVTAILVSILWVSNRWGYWFRERNRMDRKKAS; from the coding sequence ATGGATATTGAAAATGTTTACACATCAACATTAGCATCAtctttaattttctttctttcaaatTACTTGATTGCTTACttcataattttcaaaaaatgggATATAAACCTTAGAAAAGAAGCTTCAAGTTCATTCATGTCCTTAACTCATGGCACTCCTGTTGTCATCCTTGCCATGCATTCTCTTCTTCAAATCCAAACCGCCCATTCTTTCGCTTCTCCGAACACCACCTTCCATAACTCAGTTCTTGAGTTCAGCATGGCTTATTTCTTAGCAGACCTCTTACACTACCTACTCTTCTTCCCTAACGACATTCTCTTTATTCTTCATCACGCAGCGACACTCTACGTCTTCGTTACTTGTCGATACGTGGTTCGTTATGGAGGTTACGAGATTCTTGTTCTGCTTATACTTGCTGAAGTTACTAATCCTTTGCAGAATGTTTGGAGCATTGCCGGTCTGCGGCAAGCTGATGATCCTTATGCTGCTAGATTGTTTCAAGTGCTGTCTACTCCTTTTTTGGTTTTCTACTCTGTGGTTAGAGGTGTTCTTGGTCCCTTGTTTGTTGTGAAGATGGGAGTGTTTTATTTTGGTGGAGAAGGTGATGGTTTAATTCCGAGATGGGCATGGATTTCTTGGATGGTTGTGATTGTAACTGCAATCTTGGTTAGTATATTATGGGTTTCGAATCGCTGGGGTTACTGGTTCAGAGAAAGGAATCGCATGGATCGAAAAAAGGCAAGTTAG
- the LOC126656376 gene encoding 3-oxoacyl-[acyl-carrier-protein] reductase 4, with translation MATASITGGSNVMTAAFKSTGNSSTTRIGRFQQWSPVPTGVSQLQSSRISLSRRSFASSGIRAQVATAEQTSVESAQKVESPVVIVTGASRGIGKAVALALGKSGCKVLVNYARSSKEAEEVSKEIEASGGQALTFGGDVSKEADVEAMIKTAVDAWGTVDILVNNAGITRDTLLMRMKKSQWQEVIDLNLTGVFLCTQAASKIMMKKRKGRIINIASVVGLVGNAGQANYSAAKAGVIGFTKTVAKEYASRKINVNAIAPGFIASDMTAKLGDDIEKKILETIPLGRYGQPEEVAGLVEFLALSPAASYITGQVLTIDGGMVM, from the exons ATGGCCACCGCTTCTATTACCGGCGGATCCAATGTCATGACAGCGGCGTTCAAATCCACCGGAAACTCATCTACTACAAGAATTGGCCGCTTTCAGCAATGGTCTCCGGTTCCTACCGGAGTTTCTCAGCTTCAGTCTTCGCGCATTAGCCTCTCACGACGCTCGTTTGCTTCTTCTg GAATTAGAGCACAGGTAGCTACTGCCGAGCAAACAAGCGTTGAATCGGCGCAGAAGGTGGAATCTCCGGTGGTGATAGTAACAGGTGCTTCTAGAGGTATTGGTAAAGCTGTTGCCCTAGCTTTGGGTAAATCTGGTTGTAAG GTATTGGTAAATTATGCCAGATCATCCAAAGAGGCTGAGGAAGTTTCCAAAGag ATTGAAGCTTCTGGTGGTCAGGCTCTAACTTTTGGGGGTGATGTTTCCAAAGAAGCTGATGTAGAAGCAATGATAAAAACT GCTGTCGATGCATGGGGAACGGTGGACATACTAGTGAATAATGCAG GAATTACACGTGATACATTGTTGATGAGAATGAAGAAATCTCAGTGGCAAGAGGTTATTGATCTCAATCTTACAGGCGTATTTCTTTGCACCCAG GCAGCTTCCAAAATCATGATGAAGAAGAGAAAG GGAAGGATCATCAACATAGCATCAGTTGTGGGTTTGGTTGGCAATGCTGGGCAAGCCAACTACAGTGCTGCAAAGGCAGGAGTTATTGGATTCACAAAGACTGTTGCAAAGGAATATGCAAGCCGAAAAATTAAT GTAAATGCAATTGCTCCTGGATTCATTGCATCTGATATGACTGCCAAACTCGGGGATGatattgaaaagaaaatattgGAGACCATCCCCTTAG GAAGGTATGGCCAACCAGAAGAGGTTGCGGGATTGGTGGAATTCCTAGCTTTAAGTCCTGCTGCCAGCTACATTACCGGACAG GTATTAACCATTGATGGAGGAATGGTTATGTAA
- the LOC126654534 gene encoding putative F-box protein At1g67623 yields the protein MANVKISKRRIHSTANRFNKFPTEILTEILAKVASTSAIDLVKAKISCNEFLQAASDDYVFQNLNIESFPVIPWTTTTNGASNLLENCKKCGNPESLFRQGIIKYFSNNLDIDSGLECLKKAATKGHTVATYVYGIILVCYGGERRNEGLKLLFESGSNLIVDECREKVRKTINGMWVDNFIVGFGPAQEEEFKRKLENCNCKNNLPLCSSTTRPRKKLSIWELSNDQEFEDDKFSCQACLWDLEAIRFCNFLRTKCFTTPFKF from the coding sequence ATGGCTAATGTAAAGATCTCGAAACGCAGAATTCATTCTACTGCAAATCGGTTTAACAAATTTCCTACAGAAATTTTAACCGAAATTCTTGCAAAAGTGGCTTCTACATCAGCCATTGATCTCGTCAAAGCGAAAATAAGCTGCAACGAGTTTCTTCAAGCAGCATCAGACGATTACGTCTTCCAGAACCTCAACATTGAGTCTTTTCCCGTCATACCTTGGACAACAACAACAAATGGCGCCTCAAATTTACTAGAAAACTGCAAGAAGTGCGGAAATCCAGAATCGTTATTCCGGCAAGGAATTATCAAATATTTCAGCAATAACTTAGATATTGATTCTGGACTTGAATGCTTAAAAAAAGCAGCTACCAAAGGACATACAGTTGCTACGTACGTATACGGTATAATTCTCGTATGCTACGGCGGCGAACGGAGAAACGAAGGATTAAAGTTACTTTTCGAGTCGGGCTCGAACTTGATTGTGGACGAATGCAGAGAAAAGGTAAGAAAAACTATAAATGGGATGTGGGTGGATAATTTTATAGTTGGATTTGGACCAGCTCAAGAAGAAGAATTTAAGAGGAAATTGGAAAATTGTAACTGTAAAAATAATTTACCGCTATGCTCTTCGACTACTAGACCTCGTAAGAAATTATCAATTTGGGAATTATCGAATGACCAAGAATTTGAAGATGACAAATTTTCTTGCCAAGCTTGTTTATGGGATCTTGAAGCAATTAGGTTTTGTAATTTCTTAagaacaaaatgtttcactacTCCTTTTAAGTTTTAG
- the LOC126654535 gene encoding protein Iojap-related, mitochondrial has product MFAALRSRSLNISQSWNQLGFTGFRHVSSSSTTPNNTGLLDLNEVEKVLTDVKADDVKVIPVGKQCDWADYMVVATGRSTWHVKNIAQALIYKSKQKQKGAERMMLPSVQGQEGGTWIVIDSGKVIVHALDEKARAYYNLENLWISNTSRKEVVQDLDQAFVKIRPKNNSKRPPEKRS; this is encoded by the exons ATGTTCGCGGCGCTGCGATCCCGGTCTCTCAACATCTCTCAATCATGGAACCAATTAGGGTTTACCGGTTTCCGCCACGTGTCCTCTTCGTCAACAACCCCAAACAACACCGGCTTACTTGACCTAAACGAGGTAGAAAAAGTCCTCACCGACGTGAAAGCCGACGACGTGAAAGTAATACCGGTTGGAAAACAATGCGACTGGGCTGATTACATGGTGGTAGCTACCGGTCGGTCTACGTGGCACGTTAAAAACATAGCTCAAGCCCTAATTTACAAG TCTAAGCAAAAACAGAAGGGAGCTGAGAGGATGATGCTTCCTAGCGTTCAAGGACAGGAGGGAGGAACATGGATTGTGATTGATTCTG GTAAGGTGATTGTTCATGCTCTTGATGAGAAGGCCAGAGCTTATTACAATCTTGAAAATCTTTGGATCTCTAATACCTCTAGAAAAGAAGTAGTTCAG GATTTAGATCAAGCTTTTGTGAAGATTCGTCCAAAGAATAATTCTAAGCGACCACCAGAAAAACGCTCGTGA